Proteins encoded within one genomic window of Gloeobacter kilaueensis JS1:
- a CDS encoding NADPH-dependent F420 reductase: MKIGIVGAGSVGSGLGKLWAAGGHQILYSYSRDPHKLESLAQQSGPNARAGTPREAVGFGDLVVLTVPWTAVSDALQQMGSVEGKLLLSTVNALKPDFSGLDIGTTTSAGEWIAQRTPGAIFVEALPLNAEILHAPSRQFGDITPSVFYCGDDAQAKAVVAGLLSEAGMEAVDAGALSRARLIEPAGLLVAQVGYGLGLGPNVAIKLLRREAPS; the protein is encoded by the coding sequence ATGAAGATTGGCATCGTCGGTGCCGGTAGCGTCGGCAGTGGGCTGGGCAAACTCTGGGCGGCGGGCGGCCACCAGATTCTCTACAGCTACTCGCGCGATCCGCACAAGCTCGAAAGTTTGGCGCAGCAGAGCGGCCCGAACGCCAGGGCAGGCACGCCCAGGGAGGCGGTCGGCTTTGGTGATCTAGTCGTGCTCACCGTTCCCTGGACGGCGGTGAGCGACGCCCTGCAGCAGATGGGCAGCGTCGAAGGCAAGTTGCTCCTGAGCACCGTCAACGCCCTCAAGCCGGACTTCAGCGGCCTCGACATCGGTACGACCACCTCCGCCGGGGAGTGGATCGCCCAGCGTACACCGGGAGCGATCTTCGTCGAGGCGCTGCCGCTCAACGCCGAAATTCTGCACGCCCCCTCGCGGCAATTTGGCGATATCACGCCGTCCGTCTTCTACTGCGGCGACGATGCTCAGGCCAAGGCGGTCGTGGCCGGGTTGCTTTCTGAAGCCGGGATGGAGGCGGTGGATGCCGGAGCGCTCAGCCGCGCCCGCTTGATCGAGCCTGCCGGTTTGCTGGTCGCCCAGGTGGGTTACGGCCTCGGCCTCGGGCCGAACGTCGCCATCAAGTTGCTGCGGCGCGAAGCCCCGTCCTGA